Proteins found in one Nerophis ophidion isolate RoL-2023_Sa linkage group LG21, RoL_Noph_v1.0, whole genome shotgun sequence genomic segment:
- the slc30a8 gene encoding proton-coupled zinc antiporter SLC30A2 isoform X1 has product MLKSNKDPERSHLVTDVKSTYSNSGRSLSLEAVKQNLTGSVKHCHDNSHAQEDREREKKVARKRLYGVSVVCLIFMIGEILGGYFAGSLAVMTDAAHLLVDFTSFLISLLSLWLSSRPATHKLSYGWHRAEILGALLSVVTIWLVTGVLVYLAVERLISDDYTIEGTVMLITSGCAVLANIIMALTLHQSGHGHSHGGLSSHGHSHKDLEESEAHRGRRLQQANASVRAAFVHVLGDLLQSISVFVSAIIIFFKPEYKMADPICTFLFSILVLCTTFTIMRDILTVLMEGTPAGVRFAEVRAGLLAVEGVTAVHNLHIWALTVNQAVLSAHVAIDESVDAQTVLREMTQACYSSYNFHSITIQMERQADLKPGCNLCEDPKM; this is encoded by the exons ATGCTCAAATCCAACAAGGACCCTGAGAGGTCTCACCTGGTGACTGATGTAAAAAGCACCTACTCCAACTCAGGACG CAGTCTTAGCCTCGAGGCAGTGAAGCAAAATCTCACAGGTAGCGTCAAACATTGCCATGACAACAGCCACGCCCAAGAAGACCGCGAAAGGGAGAAGAAAGTGGCCAGGAAGAGGTTGTACGGGGTCTCCGTCGTCTGCCTAATTTTCATGATTGGCGAAATCCTCG GTGGCTATTTTGCAGGAAGCCTTGCTGTGATGACCGACGCGGCCCACCTGCTTGTAGACTTCACCAGCTTCCTCATCAGCCTGCTGTCCCTTTGGCTCTCTTCCAGACCGGCAACACACAAACTCAGCTATGGCTGGCATCGTGCAG AGATTCTGGGTGCCCTCCTGTCAGTTGTAACCATCTGGTTGGTGACGGGAGTGTTGGTTTACCTGGCAGTGGAGCGCCTCATCAGTGACGATTACACCATTGAGGGCACGGTCATGCTCATCACCTCCGGCTGTGCTGTTTTGGCCAACATTAT CATGGCCCTCACCCTTCATCAGTCGGGACACGGCCACAGTCACGGGGGACTCTCGTCTCATGGCCACAGTCACAAGGACTTGGAGGAAAGCGAAGCCCATCGAG GACGCAGATTGCAGCAAGCGAACGCCAGCGTGCGGGCTGCCTTTGTGCACGTGTTGGGGGATCTTCTCCAAAGTATCAGCGTGTTTGTCAGTGCCATCATTATCTTCTTCAAG CCAGAATATAAAATGGCGGACCCCATCTGCACCTTCCTCTTCTCGATCTTAGTCTTGTGCACCACCTTCACCATCATGAGAGATATTCTGACCGTGCTAATGGAAG GCACCCCGGCAGGGGTGAGGTTTGCCGAGGTCAGGGCTGGTCTGCTGGCTGTGGAAGGGGTCACGGCGGTCCACAACCTTCACATCTGGGCCCTCACCGTTAACCAGGCCGTCCTGTCTGCACATGTAGCCATAG ATGAGTCGGTGGACGCTCAGACCGTCCTGCGAGAGATGACACAGGCCTGCTACTCCTCTTACAACTTCCACTCCATCACCATCCAAATGGAGCGACAGGCTGACCTGAAGCCTGGGTGCAACCTGTGTGAGGACCCAAAGATGTAG
- the slc30a8 gene encoding proton-coupled zinc antiporter SLC30A2 isoform X2, with product MLKSNKDPERSHLVTDVKSTYSNSGRLSLEAVKQNLTGSVKHCHDNSHAQEDREREKKVARKRLYGVSVVCLIFMIGEILGGYFAGSLAVMTDAAHLLVDFTSFLISLLSLWLSSRPATHKLSYGWHRAEILGALLSVVTIWLVTGVLVYLAVERLISDDYTIEGTVMLITSGCAVLANIIMALTLHQSGHGHSHGGLSSHGHSHKDLEESEAHRGRRLQQANASVRAAFVHVLGDLLQSISVFVSAIIIFFKPEYKMADPICTFLFSILVLCTTFTIMRDILTVLMEGTPAGVRFAEVRAGLLAVEGVTAVHNLHIWALTVNQAVLSAHVAIDESVDAQTVLREMTQACYSSYNFHSITIQMERQADLKPGCNLCEDPKM from the exons ATGCTCAAATCCAACAAGGACCCTGAGAGGTCTCACCTGGTGACTGATGTAAAAAGCACCTACTCCAACTCAGGACG TCTTAGCCTCGAGGCAGTGAAGCAAAATCTCACAGGTAGCGTCAAACATTGCCATGACAACAGCCACGCCCAAGAAGACCGCGAAAGGGAGAAGAAAGTGGCCAGGAAGAGGTTGTACGGGGTCTCCGTCGTCTGCCTAATTTTCATGATTGGCGAAATCCTCG GTGGCTATTTTGCAGGAAGCCTTGCTGTGATGACCGACGCGGCCCACCTGCTTGTAGACTTCACCAGCTTCCTCATCAGCCTGCTGTCCCTTTGGCTCTCTTCCAGACCGGCAACACACAAACTCAGCTATGGCTGGCATCGTGCAG AGATTCTGGGTGCCCTCCTGTCAGTTGTAACCATCTGGTTGGTGACGGGAGTGTTGGTTTACCTGGCAGTGGAGCGCCTCATCAGTGACGATTACACCATTGAGGGCACGGTCATGCTCATCACCTCCGGCTGTGCTGTTTTGGCCAACATTAT CATGGCCCTCACCCTTCATCAGTCGGGACACGGCCACAGTCACGGGGGACTCTCGTCTCATGGCCACAGTCACAAGGACTTGGAGGAAAGCGAAGCCCATCGAG GACGCAGATTGCAGCAAGCGAACGCCAGCGTGCGGGCTGCCTTTGTGCACGTGTTGGGGGATCTTCTCCAAAGTATCAGCGTGTTTGTCAGTGCCATCATTATCTTCTTCAAG CCAGAATATAAAATGGCGGACCCCATCTGCACCTTCCTCTTCTCGATCTTAGTCTTGTGCACCACCTTCACCATCATGAGAGATATTCTGACCGTGCTAATGGAAG GCACCCCGGCAGGGGTGAGGTTTGCCGAGGTCAGGGCTGGTCTGCTGGCTGTGGAAGGGGTCACGGCGGTCCACAACCTTCACATCTGGGCCCTCACCGTTAACCAGGCCGTCCTGTCTGCACATGTAGCCATAG ATGAGTCGGTGGACGCTCAGACCGTCCTGCGAGAGATGACACAGGCCTGCTACTCCTCTTACAACTTCCACTCCATCACCATCCAAATGGAGCGACAGGCTGACCTGAAGCCTGGGTGCAACCTGTGTGAGGACCCAAAGATGTAG